A section of the Parasteatoda tepidariorum isolate YZ-2023 chromosome 6, CAS_Ptep_4.0, whole genome shotgun sequence genome encodes:
- the LOC107456924 gene encoding oxysterol-binding protein-related protein 8 isoform X5, producing MDINHPEKSHDLSEEHSMTPRYSEVSSTPSTSPKGDMTAEPSSTSKLDKRESYKAQRKNYRREKKRVAKELSCTLKDPTIIVLADWLKVRGTLKGWTKLWCVLKPGLLLLYKSPKTHKSSQWVGTVLLNACELIERPSKKDGFCFKLYHPMEQSIWASKGPKGETIGALVQPLPVAHLIFRAPSEQAGKCWMDALELALRCSSLLMRTMSGREPQSSTPHGTIPTTSSSQEPLPTWKEIDPEKHFQDHDLDDDVHTDDNKEIDIDIDGIHSIHSTDSESEAHPVEDIETPPVETPYMANGVEEFGLAGDAGQTEEVAEENKSLIWTLVKQVRPGMDLSKVVLPTFILEPRSFLDKLSDYYYHSDIIAKAVHEDDPFTRMKLITKFYLSGFYKKPKGLKKPYNPILGEMFRCFWQSSEIDSRTFYIAEQVSHHPPVSAFYVSNRHDGFCIHGSILAKSRFYGNSISAIMDGTAHLTLLTRGEDYTITMPYAHCKGILMGTLTLELGGKVDICCEKTGYHTELEFKLKPFLGGSEYSNLVTGKIKLGKETLSSIEGHWDGEIFIKDKRSGEEHLFWNPDSDVRANRLKRFTVPVEYQDEYESERLWQHVSYAILKGDQIAATEEKTLLEEAQRKSAKERQVKLEKWSPKHFVQDIVTGEWVYKYADSRPWDPRTDVLQYEYDFKIQTLTKHKPPTIRTGSIISVEDTPKVELIRHLSVDRVLPRPAVCIIPKSRHRKSITTSHGSESSSMNGEAFHGSDSTESDGPRKNFHSKSNSALSTLQQSLQTLQQLQQDSNQTLRSVQLHMETIMNQQRKLQMQLSQRWDYSLVAILVLVQILLHWFL from the exons GCACAGCGCAAAAATTACAGAAGGGAAAAGAAGCGGGTGGCTAAAGAGTTGTCATGTACTCTTAAAGATCCAACAATAATTGTATTAGCTGATTGGCTAAAAGTACGGGGAACTTTAAAAGGCTGGACCAAACTGTGGTGTGTTTTGAAGCCTGGATTACTTCTGTTGTACAAAAGTCCAAAAACacataaa AGTAGTCAGTGGGTTGGAACAGTTCTACTCAATGCCTGTGAATTGATTGAGAGACCTTCTAAAAAAGATGGATTTTGCTTCAAGCTTTATCATCCTATGGAACAATCTATTTGGGCATCCAAG gGGCCAAAAGGGGAAACAATTGGTGCTCTTGTTCAACCACTTCCGGTagctcatttaatttttagagcaCCCTCTGAGCAGGCTGGAAAATGCTGGATGGATGCCCTAGAACTTGCATTACGATGTTCATCCTTACTAATGCGAACTATGAGTGGGCGAGAACCCCAGTCATCCACCCCTCATGGTACAATTCCTACCACTTCATCTTCTCAAGAACCACTACCTACTTGGAAAGAAATCGATCCTGAAAAACATTTCCAGGATCATG aTTTGGATGATGATGTTCATACTGAtgataataaagaaattgaTATTGATATTGATGGTATTCATAGCATACATTCTACTGACTCAGAATCAGAAGCTCATCCTGTAGAAGATATTGAAACACCTCCAGTAGAAACTCCTTACATGGCCAATGGAGTGGAAGAATTTGGTTTA GCTGGAGATGCTGGTCAAACTGAGGAAGTtgctgaagaaaataaatctttgattTGGACTCTAGTCAAACag gTTAGACCCGGTATGGATCTGTCAAAAGTTGTTCTTCCAACTTTCATTTTAGAACCTCgttcatttttagataaattgtcTGATTACTACTATCATTCAGATATTATAGCtaa AGCTGTACATGAAGACGATCCTTTTACTAGAATGAAACTGATTACAAAGTTTTACCTTTCGGGATTTTACAAGAAACCTAAAGGTTTAAAAAAGCCATACAATCCAATTCTAGGAGAAATGTTTAGATGCTTTTGGCAAAGTTCTGAAATAGATTCACGGACATTTTATATCGCAGAACAG GTATCTCATCATCCGCCTGTTTCAGCATTTTACGTTAGCAATCGCCATGATGGTTTCTGCATACATGGAAGTATATTAGCAAAATCTAGGTTTTACG GAAATTCTATATCTGCCATAATGGATGGTACTGCTCATTTAACACTTTTAACCAGAGGAGAAGATTATACTATCACAATGCCATATGCTCATTGTAAAGGCATTTTGATGGGCACTCTTACATTGGAACTTGGTGGAAAAGTAGATATATGTTGTGAAAAAACAGGTTATCATACGGAACTGGagttcaaattaaaa cCTTTCCTTGGAGGATCTGAATATTCTAATCTAGTCACAGGAAAAATTAAACTTGGTAAAGAAACATTATCTAGTATTGAAGGTCACTGGGATGGTGAAATTTTCATCAAGGATAAAAGATCTGGG GAAGAACATCTGTTTTGGAATCCTGATTCTGATGTCAGAGCGAAtcgtttaaaaagatttacAGTTCCAGTGGAATATCAAGATGAATATGAATCTGAAAG GCTGTGGCAGCATGTTtcttatgctattttaaaaggGGATCAGATTGCGGCGACTGAGGAAAAGACTCTTCTTGAAGAGGCACAGCGAAAATCTGCTAAAGAGAGACAAGTTAAATTGGAGAAATGGTCCCCTAAACATTTTGTACAAGATATCGTTACTGGAGAATGGGTATATAAATATGCTGA CTCTAGGCCATGGGATCCTAGAACTGATGTCCTTCAGTATGAATACGACTTTAAGATACAAACTTTAACAAAGCATAAGCCTCCCACTATTCGTACTGGTAGTATCATCAGTGTAGAGGACACCCCTAAAGTAGAACTCATCCGTCACTTGTCAGTCGATCGTGTCCTTCCAAGGCCAGCCGTCTGCATTATTCCTAAGTCACGGCACAGAAAAAGCATTACAACATCTCATGGTAGTGAAAGTTCCTCTATGAATGGTGAGGCTTTCCATGGCAGTGACTCAACTGAAAGTGATG GACCACGtaaaaatttccattctaaaaGCAATTCAGCTCTATCCACCCTTCAACAATCTCTACAAACCCTGCAGCAGCTTCAACAAGATAGTAATCAAACTTTGCGTTCTGTGCAGCTTCACATGGAAACAATCATGAACCAACAAAGAAAACTTCAAATGCAATTATCTCAGCGATGGGACTATAGCCTTGTTGCAATACTTGTACTGGTACAAATTCTACTCCATTGGTTTCTATGA
- the LOC107456924 gene encoding oxysterol-binding protein-related protein 8 isoform X6 encodes MTPRYSEVSSTPSTSPKGDMTAEPSSTSKLDKRESYKAQRKNYRREKKRVAKELSCTLKDPTIIVLADWLKVRGTLKGWTKLWCVLKPGLLLLYKSPKTHKSSQWVGTVLLNACELIERPSKKDGFCFKLYHPMEQSIWASKGPKGETIGALVQPLPVAHLIFRAPSEQAGKCWMDALELALRCSSLLMRTMSGREPQSSTPHGTIPTTSSSQEPLPTWKEIDPEKHFQDHDLDDDVHTDDNKEIDIDIDGIHSIHSTDSESEAHPVEDIETPPVETPYMANGVEEFGLAGDAGQTEEVAEENKSLIWTLVKQVRPGMDLSKVVLPTFILEPRSFLDKLSDYYYHSDIIAKAVHEDDPFTRMKLITKFYLSGFYKKPKGLKKPYNPILGEMFRCFWQSSEIDSRTFYIAEQVSHHPPVSAFYVSNRHDGFCIHGSILAKSRFYGNSISAIMDGTAHLTLLTRGEDYTITMPYAHCKGILMGTLTLELGGKVDICCEKTGYHTELEFKLKPFLGGSEYSNLVTGKIKLGKETLSSIEGHWDGEIFIKDKRSGEEHLFWNPDSDVRANRLKRFTVPVEYQDEYESERLWQHVSYAILKGDQIAATEEKTLLEEAQRKSAKERQVKLEKWSPKHFVQDIVTGEWVYKYADSRPWDPRTDVLQYEYDFKIQTLTKHKPPTIRTGSIISVEDTPKVELIRHLSVDRVLPRPAVCIIPKSRHRKSITTSHGSESSSMNGEAFHGSDSTESDGPRKNFHSKSNSALSTLQQSLQTLQQLQQDSNQTLRSVQLHMETIMNQQRKLQMQLSQRWDYSLVAILVLVQILLHWFL; translated from the exons GCACAGCGCAAAAATTACAGAAGGGAAAAGAAGCGGGTGGCTAAAGAGTTGTCATGTACTCTTAAAGATCCAACAATAATTGTATTAGCTGATTGGCTAAAAGTACGGGGAACTTTAAAAGGCTGGACCAAACTGTGGTGTGTTTTGAAGCCTGGATTACTTCTGTTGTACAAAAGTCCAAAAACacataaa AGTAGTCAGTGGGTTGGAACAGTTCTACTCAATGCCTGTGAATTGATTGAGAGACCTTCTAAAAAAGATGGATTTTGCTTCAAGCTTTATCATCCTATGGAACAATCTATTTGGGCATCCAAG gGGCCAAAAGGGGAAACAATTGGTGCTCTTGTTCAACCACTTCCGGTagctcatttaatttttagagcaCCCTCTGAGCAGGCTGGAAAATGCTGGATGGATGCCCTAGAACTTGCATTACGATGTTCATCCTTACTAATGCGAACTATGAGTGGGCGAGAACCCCAGTCATCCACCCCTCATGGTACAATTCCTACCACTTCATCTTCTCAAGAACCACTACCTACTTGGAAAGAAATCGATCCTGAAAAACATTTCCAGGATCATG aTTTGGATGATGATGTTCATACTGAtgataataaagaaattgaTATTGATATTGATGGTATTCATAGCATACATTCTACTGACTCAGAATCAGAAGCTCATCCTGTAGAAGATATTGAAACACCTCCAGTAGAAACTCCTTACATGGCCAATGGAGTGGAAGAATTTGGTTTA GCTGGAGATGCTGGTCAAACTGAGGAAGTtgctgaagaaaataaatctttgattTGGACTCTAGTCAAACag gTTAGACCCGGTATGGATCTGTCAAAAGTTGTTCTTCCAACTTTCATTTTAGAACCTCgttcatttttagataaattgtcTGATTACTACTATCATTCAGATATTATAGCtaa AGCTGTACATGAAGACGATCCTTTTACTAGAATGAAACTGATTACAAAGTTTTACCTTTCGGGATTTTACAAGAAACCTAAAGGTTTAAAAAAGCCATACAATCCAATTCTAGGAGAAATGTTTAGATGCTTTTGGCAAAGTTCTGAAATAGATTCACGGACATTTTATATCGCAGAACAG GTATCTCATCATCCGCCTGTTTCAGCATTTTACGTTAGCAATCGCCATGATGGTTTCTGCATACATGGAAGTATATTAGCAAAATCTAGGTTTTACG GAAATTCTATATCTGCCATAATGGATGGTACTGCTCATTTAACACTTTTAACCAGAGGAGAAGATTATACTATCACAATGCCATATGCTCATTGTAAAGGCATTTTGATGGGCACTCTTACATTGGAACTTGGTGGAAAAGTAGATATATGTTGTGAAAAAACAGGTTATCATACGGAACTGGagttcaaattaaaa cCTTTCCTTGGAGGATCTGAATATTCTAATCTAGTCACAGGAAAAATTAAACTTGGTAAAGAAACATTATCTAGTATTGAAGGTCACTGGGATGGTGAAATTTTCATCAAGGATAAAAGATCTGGG GAAGAACATCTGTTTTGGAATCCTGATTCTGATGTCAGAGCGAAtcgtttaaaaagatttacAGTTCCAGTGGAATATCAAGATGAATATGAATCTGAAAG GCTGTGGCAGCATGTTtcttatgctattttaaaaggGGATCAGATTGCGGCGACTGAGGAAAAGACTCTTCTTGAAGAGGCACAGCGAAAATCTGCTAAAGAGAGACAAGTTAAATTGGAGAAATGGTCCCCTAAACATTTTGTACAAGATATCGTTACTGGAGAATGGGTATATAAATATGCTGA CTCTAGGCCATGGGATCCTAGAACTGATGTCCTTCAGTATGAATACGACTTTAAGATACAAACTTTAACAAAGCATAAGCCTCCCACTATTCGTACTGGTAGTATCATCAGTGTAGAGGACACCCCTAAAGTAGAACTCATCCGTCACTTGTCAGTCGATCGTGTCCTTCCAAGGCCAGCCGTCTGCATTATTCCTAAGTCACGGCACAGAAAAAGCATTACAACATCTCATGGTAGTGAAAGTTCCTCTATGAATGGTGAGGCTTTCCATGGCAGTGACTCAACTGAAAGTGATG GACCACGtaaaaatttccattctaaaaGCAATTCAGCTCTATCCACCCTTCAACAATCTCTACAAACCCTGCAGCAGCTTCAACAAGATAGTAATCAAACTTTGCGTTCTGTGCAGCTTCACATGGAAACAATCATGAACCAACAAAGAAAACTTCAAATGCAATTATCTCAGCGATGGGACTATAGCCTTGTTGCAATACTTGTACTGGTACAAATTCTACTCCATTGGTTTCTATGA
- the LOC107456924 gene encoding oxysterol-binding protein-related protein 8 isoform X4, with amino-acid sequence MMSSTKVDCSDLSENEITPTPDLKSDDLNPVFFSSHDLSEEHSMTPRYSEVSSTPSTSPKGDMTAEPSSTSKLDKRESYKAQRKNYRREKKRVAKELSCTLKDPTIIVLADWLKVRGTLKGWTKLWCVLKPGLLLLYKSPKTHKSSQWVGTVLLNACELIERPSKKDGFCFKLYHPMEQSIWASKGPKGETIGALVQPLPVAHLIFRAPSEQAGKCWMDALELALRCSSLLMRTMSGREPQSSTPHGTIPTTSSSQEPLPTWKEIDPEKHFQDHDLDDDVHTDDNKEIDIDIDGIHSIHSTDSESEAHPVEDIETPPVETPYMANGVEEFGLAGDAGQTEEVAEENKSLIWTLVKQVRPGMDLSKVVLPTFILEPRSFLDKLSDYYYHSDIIAKAVHEDDPFTRMKLITKFYLSGFYKKPKGLKKPYNPILGEMFRCFWQSSEIDSRTFYIAEQVSHHPPVSAFYVSNRHDGFCIHGSILAKSRFYGNSISAIMDGTAHLTLLTRGEDYTITMPYAHCKGILMGTLTLELGGKVDICCEKTGYHTELEFKLKPFLGGSEYSNLVTGKIKLGKETLSSIEGHWDGEIFIKDKRSGEEHLFWNPDSDVRANRLKRFTVPVEYQDEYESERLWQHVSYAILKGDQIAATEEKTLLEEAQRKSAKERQVKLEKWSPKHFVQDIVTGEWVYKYADSRPWDPRTDVLQYEYDFKIQTLTKHKPPTIRTGSIISVEDTPKVELIRHLSVDRVLPRPAVCIIPKSRHRKSITTSHGSESSSMNGEAFHGSDSTESDGPRKNFHSKSNSALSTLQQSLQTLQQLQQDSNQTLRSVQLHMETIMNQQRKLQMQLSQRWDYSLVAILVLVQILLHWFL; translated from the exons GCACAGCGCAAAAATTACAGAAGGGAAAAGAAGCGGGTGGCTAAAGAGTTGTCATGTACTCTTAAAGATCCAACAATAATTGTATTAGCTGATTGGCTAAAAGTACGGGGAACTTTAAAAGGCTGGACCAAACTGTGGTGTGTTTTGAAGCCTGGATTACTTCTGTTGTACAAAAGTCCAAAAACacataaa AGTAGTCAGTGGGTTGGAACAGTTCTACTCAATGCCTGTGAATTGATTGAGAGACCTTCTAAAAAAGATGGATTTTGCTTCAAGCTTTATCATCCTATGGAACAATCTATTTGGGCATCCAAG gGGCCAAAAGGGGAAACAATTGGTGCTCTTGTTCAACCACTTCCGGTagctcatttaatttttagagcaCCCTCTGAGCAGGCTGGAAAATGCTGGATGGATGCCCTAGAACTTGCATTACGATGTTCATCCTTACTAATGCGAACTATGAGTGGGCGAGAACCCCAGTCATCCACCCCTCATGGTACAATTCCTACCACTTCATCTTCTCAAGAACCACTACCTACTTGGAAAGAAATCGATCCTGAAAAACATTTCCAGGATCATG aTTTGGATGATGATGTTCATACTGAtgataataaagaaattgaTATTGATATTGATGGTATTCATAGCATACATTCTACTGACTCAGAATCAGAAGCTCATCCTGTAGAAGATATTGAAACACCTCCAGTAGAAACTCCTTACATGGCCAATGGAGTGGAAGAATTTGGTTTA GCTGGAGATGCTGGTCAAACTGAGGAAGTtgctgaagaaaataaatctttgattTGGACTCTAGTCAAACag gTTAGACCCGGTATGGATCTGTCAAAAGTTGTTCTTCCAACTTTCATTTTAGAACCTCgttcatttttagataaattgtcTGATTACTACTATCATTCAGATATTATAGCtaa AGCTGTACATGAAGACGATCCTTTTACTAGAATGAAACTGATTACAAAGTTTTACCTTTCGGGATTTTACAAGAAACCTAAAGGTTTAAAAAAGCCATACAATCCAATTCTAGGAGAAATGTTTAGATGCTTTTGGCAAAGTTCTGAAATAGATTCACGGACATTTTATATCGCAGAACAG GTATCTCATCATCCGCCTGTTTCAGCATTTTACGTTAGCAATCGCCATGATGGTTTCTGCATACATGGAAGTATATTAGCAAAATCTAGGTTTTACG GAAATTCTATATCTGCCATAATGGATGGTACTGCTCATTTAACACTTTTAACCAGAGGAGAAGATTATACTATCACAATGCCATATGCTCATTGTAAAGGCATTTTGATGGGCACTCTTACATTGGAACTTGGTGGAAAAGTAGATATATGTTGTGAAAAAACAGGTTATCATACGGAACTGGagttcaaattaaaa cCTTTCCTTGGAGGATCTGAATATTCTAATCTAGTCACAGGAAAAATTAAACTTGGTAAAGAAACATTATCTAGTATTGAAGGTCACTGGGATGGTGAAATTTTCATCAAGGATAAAAGATCTGGG GAAGAACATCTGTTTTGGAATCCTGATTCTGATGTCAGAGCGAAtcgtttaaaaagatttacAGTTCCAGTGGAATATCAAGATGAATATGAATCTGAAAG GCTGTGGCAGCATGTTtcttatgctattttaaaaggGGATCAGATTGCGGCGACTGAGGAAAAGACTCTTCTTGAAGAGGCACAGCGAAAATCTGCTAAAGAGAGACAAGTTAAATTGGAGAAATGGTCCCCTAAACATTTTGTACAAGATATCGTTACTGGAGAATGGGTATATAAATATGCTGA CTCTAGGCCATGGGATCCTAGAACTGATGTCCTTCAGTATGAATACGACTTTAAGATACAAACTTTAACAAAGCATAAGCCTCCCACTATTCGTACTGGTAGTATCATCAGTGTAGAGGACACCCCTAAAGTAGAACTCATCCGTCACTTGTCAGTCGATCGTGTCCTTCCAAGGCCAGCCGTCTGCATTATTCCTAAGTCACGGCACAGAAAAAGCATTACAACATCTCATGGTAGTGAAAGTTCCTCTATGAATGGTGAGGCTTTCCATGGCAGTGACTCAACTGAAAGTGATG GACCACGtaaaaatttccattctaaaaGCAATTCAGCTCTATCCACCCTTCAACAATCTCTACAAACCCTGCAGCAGCTTCAACAAGATAGTAATCAAACTTTGCGTTCTGTGCAGCTTCACATGGAAACAATCATGAACCAACAAAGAAAACTTCAAATGCAATTATCTCAGCGATGGGACTATAGCCTTGTTGCAATACTTGTACTGGTACAAATTCTACTCCATTGGTTTCTATGA